One region of Gemmatimonas sp. UBA7669 genomic DNA includes:
- a CDS encoding DJ-1/PfpI family protein, producing MGPAFALLGLMTLAGASLRSGPLTAHASAVPPGGPQPATGHVLVVVSSAGRDSGRTRPGFEMDEFSQTWHILTANGLRVTVASPAGGAPQPDAFSAKRDYNARLLADTAAMRQLRNTRRTAGLRAEDFAAVFIVGGKGAMFDLPTDTALVRLVGQIHDRGGVVGAVCHGPAALASVRLSNGQRLVAGKRVTGFTDEEEVVFGKKWRSEYPWLLEAQLRSVGGKWEESGLMLPHVVRDDRLVTGQNPYATAATVETLITAMGRPLAARTPWRDERSVRFAADALTRDPLVVRQQLAKERSEIEVEMIGLIGYYQLQATTDSTRVREALTLLELAAPYMPQPEISLGMADAFLRLGRVREANALARHVAAEHPDRADVKTLLTQLEGRSR from the coding sequence ATGGGACCTGCATTTGCACTGCTCGGACTGATGACCCTCGCCGGCGCGTCGCTGCGTTCCGGCCCACTCACCGCGCATGCCAGCGCGGTGCCACCAGGCGGCCCGCAGCCTGCCACGGGTCATGTCCTCGTAGTGGTCAGCAGTGCCGGCCGCGACAGCGGACGCACGCGCCCCGGCTTCGAGATGGACGAGTTCTCGCAAACCTGGCATATCCTCACCGCCAACGGTTTGCGCGTGACGGTGGCCAGTCCCGCGGGTGGCGCGCCGCAGCCTGACGCCTTCAGCGCGAAGCGCGACTACAACGCCCGCCTGCTCGCCGACACCGCCGCCATGCGGCAATTGCGCAACACGCGGCGCACCGCGGGGCTGCGTGCTGAGGACTTTGCCGCCGTGTTCATCGTGGGCGGCAAGGGCGCCATGTTTGACCTGCCGACGGACACCGCCCTCGTCCGTCTGGTAGGCCAGATCCACGATCGCGGCGGTGTCGTGGGCGCCGTATGTCACGGCCCCGCTGCACTGGCCAGTGTGCGACTCAGCAACGGACAACGGCTCGTGGCCGGCAAGCGTGTCACCGGCTTCACCGACGAAGAAGAAGTGGTCTTCGGCAAGAAGTGGCGGAGCGAGTATCCCTGGCTGCTGGAGGCGCAGCTGCGCAGCGTGGGCGGCAAGTGGGAAGAATCCGGACTCATGCTCCCCCATGTGGTCCGCGACGATCGCCTCGTCACCGGCCAGAATCCGTACGCCACCGCCGCCACGGTGGAGACGCTTATCACGGCCATGGGCCGCCCGCTCGCGGCGCGCACCCCGTGGCGCGACGAACGCAGTGTACGCTTTGCCGCCGACGCCCTCACGCGCGATCCGCTGGTGGTGCGACAGCAACTGGCCAAAGAGCGCAGCGAGATTGAGGTCGAGATGATCGGTCTCATCGGCTACTATCAACTGCAGGCCACCACCGACAGCACGCGGGTGCGCGAGGCACTCACCCTGCTCGAGTTGGCGGCTCCCTACATGCCCCAGCCGGAGATTTCGCTCGGCATGGCCGACGCCTTTCTCCGACTGGGCCGCGTTCGCGAAGCCAATGCCCTCGCTCGCCATGTAGCCGCGGAACACCCCGACCGCGCCGATGTCAAAACGCTACTCACCCAGCTTGAAGGTCGGAGCCGCTGA